In a genomic window of Sus scrofa isolate TJ Tabasco breed Duroc chromosome 4, Sscrofa11.1, whole genome shotgun sequence:
- the LOC110260276 gene encoding uncharacterized protein LOC110260276 yields the protein MGSVWPSLQGRGWGGEEARGHQLSVTEPPPHEAVNNAYLGVLGGKRRVLIRVEKVGTRVRGAILSRLDEESESGEPSGTDGSGRLSGSALRPAGGAGTSAAGRSCGRWPWSPARPLQPPETGAGKPAPSPAAPITNSCFCLALRGSVCPNPRPLPGLHLLCPSLPFPASSPAPQRPGVWTLQCSHARWLRAPGCGTWGRER from the coding sequence ATGGGAAGTGTTTGGCCATCTCTGCaaggacgggggtggggtggggaggaggctaGAGGACATCAATTGTCAGTCACTGAACCCCCTCCTCACGAGGCTGTGAATAACGCCTATCTTGGGGTGCTTGGAGGGAAAAGGAGAGTGCTCATTCGGGTGGAAAAAGTGGGAACTAGGGTGCGAGGGGCTATTTTATCACGTCTTGATGAGGAGAGTGAATCAGGAGAGCCCTCTGGGACTGATGGGTCCGGCAGGTTAAGTGGATCTGCACTGAGGCCTGCCGGTGGAGCAGGCACCTCCGCTGCGGGTCGCTCCTGCGGGCGTTGGCCCTGGTCGCCCGCACGCCCGCTGCAGCCGCCAGAGACCGGGGCTGGGAAACCCGCTCCCTCCCCAGCAGCGCCTATTACCAACAGCTGCTTCTGCTTAGCCCTCCGAGGATCAGTTTGCCCCAACCCACGGCCTCTCCCCGGGCTCCAtctcctctgcccctcccttcccttccccgccTCCTCCCCAGCTCCGCAACGGCCAGGCGTGTGGACGCTGCAGTGCAGTCACGCGCGCTGGTTGCGAGCCCCGGGATGCGGGACCTGGGGGAGGGAGCGCTAG